One Solanum pennellii chromosome 10, SPENNV200 genomic region harbors:
- the LOC107001964 gene encoding basic leucine zipper 23-like has translation MDDMELEFSSQEVLSSSTFGEIPESSPMNKRFNEILTDVHACIHAHTCNPPGPHNSHTHTCYHVHTKVVTPPRDDTTAESTAAKVGKKRPLSNKEAVRKYCEKKKAWVASLEEEVVRLRDINQQLLNRLQGQAVLEAEVSRLKCLLVDIRGRIAGEIGSFPYHKPMEGADVYQNLRGTYVMNPCNLQCDDQVYCLQPNSEESNGQGLDSCGFETLQCSSSQGLKEVPGCALGFGTPTANTSHGNKKKRTGGKCAHNGKPVNC, from the exons ATGGACGACATGGAGCTAGAATTCTCTAGCCAAGAAGTGTTGTCAAGTTCTACTTTTGGTGAAATTCCAGAATCGAGCCCCATGAACAAGCGTTTCAATGAAATTCTCACTGACGTGCATGCTTGTATTCATGCCCACACTTGCAATCCACCTGGTCCTCAtaactcacacacacacacttgttACCATGTTCACACCAAGGTTGTTACGCCCCCACGTGATGATACTACTGCAGAGTCGACAGCAGCAAAAGTAGGAAAGAAACGCCCCTTGAGTAATAAGGAAGCAGTTCGCAAGTACTGTGAGAAGAAAAAGGCTTGGGTTGCATCATTAGAGGAAGAGGTAGTCAGGCTAAGGGATATAAATCAGCAATTGTTGAACAGGCTGCAGGGTCAAGCTGTCTTGGAAGCTGAGGTTTCCAGGCTCAAGTGCTTGCTCGTGGACATCCGAGGAAGGATTGCAGGTGAAATTGGATCATTTCCGTATCACAAGCCAATGGAGGGTGCAGATGTATATCAGAACCTTCGTGGAACTTATGTTATGAACCCTTGCAACCTACAATGTGATGATCAGGTTTATTGCCTCCAACCGAACTCGGAGGAGTCAAATGGACAAGGCCTTGATAGTTGTGGATTTGAGACTCTTCAGTGTTCGAGTAGTCAGGGACTTAAGGAGGTTCCTGGATGTGCATTGGGCTTTGGTACTCCTACAGCCAACACTTCTCATGGgaataagaaaaagagaacAG GAGGGAAATGTGCACACAATGGCAAGCCAGTGAACTGCTAG